A region from the Lolium perenne isolate Kyuss_39 chromosome 4, Kyuss_2.0, whole genome shotgun sequence genome encodes:
- the LOC127292036 gene encoding zinc finger CCCH domain-containing protein 25, translating into MNPLTQVKQTQLINKKEAALGLSENASWHARFKDSAYVFCGGISFDLTEGDLLAVFAQYGEVVDVNLVRDKTTGKSRGFAFLAYEDQRSTVLAVDNLNGAKVLGRIIKVDHVDKYKMKEEEDEEEVAKKREERGVCYAFQKGECNRGDACRFSHDAQRNANTGWGSKEDIEPKWEHDKHRGPSNKGGVCYAFQKGECSRGDSCRFSHDEQVAVQNRGVCYAFQKGECSRGASCRFSHDEQRNANTGRGSRDDSNGRRQHDHDPPKSHKNFPDRTKEETRSGNREGQSSRSDVYRDRDSRTRHGDRDTEDRDRNRHERSPERSRGERQRDDDRYREERSESKRSRHDRDSGGRHERRGDEEAERHGKSRR; encoded by the exons atgAATCCCCTGACGCAGGTGAAGCAGACCCAGCTGATAAACAAGAAGGAGGCGGCTCTTGGCCTCAGCGAGAACGCCTCGTGGCACGCCAGGTTCAAGGACTCCGCCTACGTCTTCTGCGGCGGCATCTCCTTCGACCTCACCGAGGGCGACCTCCTCGCCGTCTTCGCGCA GTACGGCGAGGTGGTGGACGTGAACCTCGTGCGCGACAAGACCACCGGAAAATCCAGGGGCTTCGCCTTCCTCGCCTATGAGGACCAGAGGAGCACGGTTCTTGCTGTCG ATAACTTGAACGGGGCTAAAGTCCTTGGGAGGATCATCAAGGTTGACCATGTAGATAAGTACAAgatgaaggaggaggaggacgaggaggaggtggcAAAGAAGAGGGAGGAGCGCGGCGTGTGCTATGCGTTCCAGAAAGGCGAGTGCAACCGCGGGGACGCGTGCAGATTTTCCCATGATGCGCAG AGAAATGCGAACACTGGTTGGGGTTCTAAGGAGGATATCGAGCCAAAATGGGAGCATGACAAACACCGTGGTCCGTCAAATAAGGGTGGTGTCTGCTATGCTTTCCAGAAAGGCGAGTGCAGTCGGGGAGATTCCTGCAGATTTTCGCATGATGAGCAGGTAGCTGTCCAGAACCGTGGCGTCTGCTATGCTTTCCAGAAAGGCGAGTGCAGTCGTGGAGCTTCCTGCAGATTTTCACATGATGAGCAG AGAAATGCAAACACTGGTCGAGGTTCTAGGGATGACAGCAATGGAAGACGGCAGCATGACCATGATCCTCCAAAGAGCCACAAAAATTTCCCTGACAGGACTAAAGAAGAGACGAGATCAGGGAATAGAGAAGGTCAATCCTCAAGATCAGACGTGTACAGGGACCGAGATTCTAGGACGAGACATGGCGATAGAGACACAGAAGATAGGGACAGGAATAGGCACGAGAGATCCCCTGAGAGATCAAGAGGTGAGAGGCAGAGAGACGACGACAGATATAGAGAAGAAAGATCAGAGAGCAAGCGGTCTCGGCATGACAGAGATTCTGGTGGCCGTCATGAAAGGAGGGGTGATGAAGAGGCAGAACGGCATGGGAAATCGCGGAGATAG
- the LOC127292035 gene encoding anthranilate synthase alpha subunit 1, chloroplastic has translation MAAGIALSLCPAPSPSPPPSTRGPTRRCLAPSPSPLPHGRLAVRGRLACRAATAFQKLDAVAVREEEATFREATAAGHNLLPLRRCIFSDHLTPVLAYRCLVREDDREAPSFLFESVEQGSQGTNVGRYSVVGAQPAMEIVAKANQVTVMDHEKKSKKEHDVSDPMTIAREVMEQWSPQITDDLPDAFCGGWVGNFSYDTVRYVETKKLPFSKAPEDDRNLPDIHLGLYNDIVVFDHVEKKTHVIHWVRVDCYHSIDEAYEDGKNRLETLLSRLHSLNVPTLSAGSIKLNVEDFGSTLQKSSISAENYKKSVVQAKEHILAGDIFQVVLSQRFERRTFADPFEVYRALRIVNPSPYMAYLQARGCILVASSPEILTRVEKRTIVNRPLAGTIRRGKTKAEDKVLEQLLLSDEKQCAEHIMLVDLGRNDVGKVSKPGTVKVEKLMNVERYSHVMHISSTVTGELLDDLTCWDALRAALPVGTVSGAPKVRAMELIDELEGKMRGPYGGGFGNISYRGDMDIALALRTIVFPTASRFDTMYSYDSDNSARQEWVAHLQAGAGIVADSKPDDEHQECQNKAAGLARAIDLAESTFLDFSDV, from the exons ATGGCCGCCGGGATCGCGCTCTCCCTGTGCCCCGCGCCGtcgccttcgccgccgccgtccacGCGCGGCCCGACGAGGAGGTGCCTCGCGCCGTCGCCGTCTCCGCTGCCGCACGGGCGCCTCGCCGTCCGCGGCCGCCTCGCGTGTCGCGCCGCCACCGCCTTCCAGAAGCTCGACGCCGTCG CGGTGCGGGAGGAGGAGGCCACCTTCAgggaggcgacggcggcggggCACAACCTGCTGCCCCTCCGGCGCTGCATCTTCTCCGACCACCTCACCCCCGTGCTCGCCTACCGCTGCCTCGTCAGGGAGGACGACCGCGAGGCCCCCAGCTTCCTATTCGAGTCCGTCGAGCAGGGCTCCCAGGGCACCAATGTG GGGAGGTACAGCGTGGTCGGAGCACAGCCGGCCATGGAGATCGTGGCCAAGGCCAACCAAGTCACGGTGATGGACCACGAGAAGAAGTCCAAGAAGGAGCATGATGTGTCCGATCCGATGACGATCGCCAGGGAAGTTATGGAGCAGTGGAGTCCGCAGATTACTGACGACCTCCCTGATGCATTTTGTG GAGGATGGGTCGGAAATTTCTCATATGATACGGTGCGTTATGTTGAGACAAAGAAGCTTCCATTTTCTAAGGCGCCAGAGGATGATAGGAACCTCCCTGACATCCATTTAGGCCTCTACAATGACATAGTTGTGTTTGATCATGTTGAAAAG AAAACACATGTCATTCATTGGGTGAGGGTGGACTGTTATCACTCAATTGATGAAGCGTATGAAGATGGAAAGAATCGGCTGGAAACTTTGTTATCAAGATTGCACAGCCTTAATGT ACCAACTCTTTCTGCTGGTTCTATTAAACTTAATGTTGAGGACTTCGGCTCAACACTACAAAAATCATCAATATCTGCTGAGAACTATAAGAAGTCAGTTGTGCAAGCGAAAGAGCACATTCTAGCTGGTGACATTTTTCAAGTGGTTCTAAGCCAACGTTTTGAGAGGCGGACATTTGCGGACCCTTTTGAGGTGTATCGCGCATTGCGCATTGTCAATCCTAGCCCTTACATGGCCTATCTGCAG GCACGGGGGTGTATTCTTGTAGCATCAAGTCCTGAGATTCTTACTCGAGTGGAAAAG AGGACAATTGTCAATCGGCCACTTGCTGGAACAATTAGAAGAGGAAAGACAAAAGCTGAAGACAAGGTTCTAGAACAACTCTTGTTGAGTGACGAAAAGCAATGTGCAGAGCATATTATGTTAGTAGATCTGGGGCGCAATGATGTTGGAAAG GTGTCCAAACCAGGTACAGTAAAGGTTGAGAAACTGATGAACGTGGAGCGATATTCACATGTCATGCACATTAGCTCGACA GTTACAGGGGAGCTGCTTGATGATCTTACATGTTGGGATGCACTGCGAGCTGCATTGCCTGTCGGAACAGTTAGTGGTGCTCCTAAG GTGAGAGCGATGGAGTTGATCGACGAGTTGGAAGGGAAGATGCGTGGTCCATACGGTGGCGGCTTTGGCAACATCTCCTACCGCGGCGACATGGATATCGCCCTTGCCCTGCGTACCATCGTCTTCCCGACGGCTTCCCGGTTCGACACCATGTACTCGTATGATAGCGACAACAGCGCGCGCCAGGAGTGGGTAGCGCACCTCCAAGCCGGAGCCGGGATCGTCGCCGACAGCAAGCCAGATGACGAGCACCAGGAGTGCCAGAACAAGGCTGCCGGCCTCGCTCGTGCCATCGATCTCGCGGAGTCTACTTTCCTTGACTTCTCGGATGTGTAA